One part of the Desulfitibacter sp. BRH_c19 genome encodes these proteins:
- a CDS encoding heme ABC transporter ATP-binding protein yields the protein MPQNLLVEMNSITKKFPGVIANDNVNFQARAGEIHALLGENGAGKSTLMSILTGLYSQDDGEISIKGHSVKIASPKEAIELGIGMVHQHFRLVHPFTVAENIILGKKSVGLFIDKEKVEQEIEDISKKFALKVEPKAKVWQLSVGEQQRVEIVKMLYRGAEILILDEPTAVLTPQEVKELFRTLRQMAQEGKAVIIITHKLNEVMEVADRITVLRGGKSISTVNKVDTDKKELTKMMVGRELMPQTDKKPATTGEVVLELNNVTCLSDKGYPALKDIQLQIRGGEIIGIAGVAGNGQKELAEVITGLREVTGGSIKIENKDYTNATPREIIEAKVAYIPEDRVGMGLVPNLCCTENVILKNYRHKPVCNTLFIDNKHAKEQAGKLVKDFNVKSAGIDKPVKLMSGGNLQKLLFAREMSSEPKLIVAVYPVRGLDVSAIEAVHEILLAQRESGTAILFISEDLDEIFKMSDKIAVMHAGAIMDIKAVEETNVEEVGMLMAGSKLDQEVNSNE from the coding sequence ATGCCTCAGAATCTACTTGTAGAAATGAATTCTATAACAAAAAAGTTTCCAGGAGTAATTGCAAATGATAATGTAAACTTTCAGGCAAGGGCTGGGGAGATACATGCCCTTTTAGGAGAAAATGGTGCCGGCAAAAGTACATTGATGAGTATTTTAACGGGGCTATACTCTCAAGATGATGGAGAAATTTCTATCAAGGGCCATTCTGTAAAAATAGCTTCACCAAAGGAAGCGATTGAGCTAGGAATAGGAATGGTACACCAGCATTTCCGCCTTGTTCATCCATTTACAGTAGCTGAGAATATTATTCTTGGCAAGAAAAGTGTTGGATTATTTATTGATAAAGAAAAAGTGGAGCAAGAAATAGAGGATATATCCAAAAAGTTTGCTCTTAAGGTAGAACCAAAGGCTAAGGTTTGGCAGTTATCTGTTGGTGAACAGCAAAGAGTAGAAATAGTAAAGATGCTTTATCGTGGTGCTGAAATACTGATTTTGGATGAACCGACAGCAGTTTTAACGCCACAAGAGGTCAAAGAACTTTTTAGAACCCTTAGACAAATGGCGCAGGAAGGCAAAGCTGTTATTATAATAACTCATAAACTAAATGAGGTTATGGAAGTGGCAGATCGGATTACCGTCTTACGAGGTGGAAAATCCATCTCAACTGTTAATAAGGTAGATACTGATAAAAAAGAACTCACTAAAATGATGGTAGGAAGAGAACTAATGCCTCAGACAGATAAGAAACCAGCAACAACAGGTGAGGTAGTGCTAGAATTAAATAATGTTACTTGTCTAAGCGATAAAGGTTACCCTGCATTGAAGGACATACAGCTTCAAATTAGAGGCGGGGAAATTATCGGTATAGCAGGTGTGGCGGGGAACGGACAAAAAGAATTAGCAGAGGTCATAACAGGACTTCGTGAAGTTACAGGTGGTTCAATTAAAATTGAAAATAAGGATTATACAAATGCTACTCCAAGGGAAATTATTGAAGCAAAGGTGGCATATATTCCAGAGGATAGAGTAGGTATGGGTTTAGTACCAAACCTATGCTGCACAGAGAATGTAATTTTAAAAAACTATAGGCATAAGCCTGTATGTAATACTCTCTTTATTGATAACAAACATGCCAAGGAGCAAGCTGGTAAACTCGTAAAAGACTTTAATGTAAAATCTGCTGGTATAGACAAGCCTGTCAAACTAATGTCTGGTGGAAACTTACAAAAGCTTTTATTTGCAAGAGAGATGTCAAGTGAACCGAAGCTTATAGTTGCGGTGTATCCTGTGAGAGGGTTGGATGTAAGTGCAATAGAGGCTGTTCATGAGATACTTTTAGCCCAAAGAGAGTCAGGAACTGCTATTTTGTTCATATCTGAAGATTTGGATGAGATTTTTAAAATGTCCGATAAGATTGCAGTAATGCATGCGGGAGCTATTATGGATATAAAGGCTGTCGAAGAAACCAATGTAGAAGAAGTAGGAATGTTAATGGCAGGAAGCAAACTGGACCAGGAGGTAAATAGCAATGAGTAA